The proteins below come from a single Pseudomonadota bacterium genomic window:
- a CDS encoding CarD family transcriptional regulator: MNKLELKIGDKAVYPAHGVAQVIAIETREVAGQHKDFYILRIVGSGFKLMVPTDGAKRAGLRGLMSKQAVRRLLTLLRQPVDIPVGLPWAKRAREYNEMIGSGELANVARIVRELHQRAHERELSYSERKVLEHARALIVSEIAVARECSEERACQQIDTALAANL, translated from the coding sequence ATGAATAAACTTGAACTAAAGATAGGTGACAAAGCCGTCTATCCAGCGCACGGCGTGGCCCAGGTCATAGCGATCGAGACACGCGAGGTCGCCGGACAGCACAAGGACTTCTACATACTGAGAATCGTCGGCTCGGGCTTCAAGCTGATGGTCCCTACGGACGGCGCCAAGCGAGCTGGGCTCCGTGGACTCATGTCCAAGCAAGCCGTGCGCAGGCTCTTGACGCTGCTGAGGCAGCCGGTGGACATTCCCGTTGGGCTGCCTTGGGCCAAACGTGCGCGCGAGTACAACGAGATGATCGGTAGCGGGGAGCTAGCCAATGTGGCGCGGATCGTCCGGGAGCTGCATCAGCGGGCACACGAACGGGAGCTTTCGTACAGCGAGCGGAAAGTGCTCGAGCATGCGCGCGCGCTGATTGTATCAGAAATCGCCGTCGCCCGAGAGTGCAGCGAGGAGCGCGCGTGCCAGCAGATAGACACGGCGCTGGCAGCTAACTTGTAG
- the tsaB gene encoding tRNA (adenosine(37)-N6)-threonylcarbamoyltransferase complex dimerization subunit type 1 TsaB has product MRTLAFDTSGTTASVALVEGSRARASFRVRRETGHDAALLQQCQSVLTLSGFELSRVELVAVGTGPGTFTGLRVGLATAKGLCLAAGLPLAGVSSLQVLAAPLAGQHRVAVAMVDAHKSQVYVAAYARHADGQLLERLAPRCADPLEAGQLLLSLAGSPLLLCGSGARRYAESLLALLGDRAQLVSPFHDVVDAETLAVEAQQQLLRHGASDLAALQPCYVRPSDARKPG; this is encoded by the coding sequence ATGCGCACTCTCGCATTTGATACCTCTGGGACCACGGCTTCGGTAGCCTTGGTGGAAGGGAGCCGGGCGCGCGCAAGCTTCAGGGTGCGCCGGGAAACGGGGCACGACGCGGCGCTGCTGCAGCAGTGTCAGAGCGTGTTGACGCTGTCGGGCTTCGAGCTAAGTCGCGTCGAGCTTGTGGCGGTTGGGACGGGCCCCGGCACGTTCACGGGCTTGCGGGTGGGACTGGCCACGGCCAAGGGGCTTTGCCTGGCTGCCGGTCTGCCGCTGGCGGGGGTCTCGTCGTTACAGGTCTTGGCCGCGCCGCTGGCGGGGCAGCATCGCGTCGCGGTCGCGATGGTCGACGCCCACAAATCGCAGGTGTACGTTGCAGCCTACGCGCGTCACGCCGACGGTCAGTTGCTCGAGCGCTTGGCGCCCAGGTGCGCGGACCCCTTGGAGGCCGGACAGCTGCTTCTTTCCCTGGCTGGTTCGCCCCTGCTTCTGTGCGGAAGCGGTGCGCGCCGTTATGCCGAGTCGCTGCTCGCGTTGTTGGGGGATCGTGCGCAGCTGGTTTCGCCATTTCACGATGTGGTGGATGCCGAGACCTTGGCCGTCGAGGCGCAGCAGCAGCTACTCAGGCACGGAGCCAGCGATCTGGCCGCGCTGCAACCCTGCTATGTGCGTCCCAGCGATGCCCGCAAGCCGGGCTAG